The Halorussus gelatinilyticus genome contains the following window.
CGTCGGCGGCGTAGCCCGAGCCGTCGGCTACGTCCACGTCGTCGGTGAAGTAGACGCTACTCGGAGGCGTAGTCGCGGACCGTCTCGAACTCGCCGTCCGCGAGCGCAGTCGCGAGCGACTGAGTATGCACGCTATCGGGCACGAGTTGGGGGTACTTCCGCCGGAAGTAGCCGACCACGTTGTCCACGTCGCGTTCGAGGAACTCGTCGGCGTTCTCGTGGTCGGTCGGGGTGGCCTGCGGCCAGTCGAAGATGGTGATGCCCTCGGTGTTGACGAAGACGTTGTACTCGCTCATGTCGGCGTGGACGAAGCCCTCGGCGTAGGCGTCGGCCATCTCCGAGAGTATCAGGTCGAGAATCGGGACCACCTGCTCGTCTTCGAGTCTCGTGCGGGACAGCTCCACGCCGTCTATCTTCTCCATCACGATGGCGTGGCGGTTGTGGTCCACGGGCCGGGGAACCTTCACGTCGGGGTAGAGCGTCTCGAGGGCCTCGTACTCGCGTTCGGCGGCCTTCCGGGCGGTGTAGAACCACGAGACGTGTTCGCGGTCGGACGTGTAGTCGCGCTCCTTCATCACCTCGCGGAAGTTGGTGTAGCCCTCGCGGTGGTACTTCAGCGCGAGCGGCTTGTACGACTGGACCTCGTAGACGTCGCTCTCCTTGCCGACGCCGAGGGGCGACCCGAACCCCTCCACGCTCTCGCGTTCCGCGAAGGTGTGGAGCGCCAGCGCGTCGTACCCCTCGAACTTGAGTCGGTACCCCTCGTACTGAATGGTCTGGCGCTCGATGAGTTCGCGGTCGAGACAGCGGTCGATGCGGTAATCGACCTCCTCGGCGGTCAGCCGCGAGAATTCGGGAATCTTCTCGCGGGCGACCCACTCCGAGAACCGCATCCCCTGCTCGATGCCCGACAGCAGATGGAAGTCCTCGGGTTCCAACTCCGTCAGCATGCCCGCGACGTTCTGAACCATCACGGTCACGTAGTCGCCCGGCGGATAAAAGCCCCGCGCAAGCGAACCTCGCCGGTCGTGTTGGAGGTTCCGACGACGGCGGGGAGCGCGGACGCCGACCGGAGCGAAGGTTCGGCCGGGGGCATCGCCCGGTCCGATGGAGACGACGGTCAGACCTCGTAAGTCCGCTGCCACCTGAGGAGGGGGTTGTAGAAGTGGATGCCTCGGCCGTCGTAGTTGCCCTTCGGCGGGCTGCTGTCGATGTTGTCGAGGACGGTCGCGGTGGCCCACTCGCCCTCGTCGTAGAAACTCAGTGGGGAGTCGGTACTTCCCTCCAGGTTCTGAATCTCAACTGTCACGACGTAGGGTTTGCTACTGAAGGTCCTCCCCCAGAGGTTGCTTCCGTCCTGCATCGCCTGTTCCGCCGATTCTCTCACCTTCGACTCGGCGTCCGCGTACGCCATCACGTCGATTTCGTCCACGCGAGCGTGGTCTCTGACGTTTCGCGTCTTGGCCATCTCGTTCTGGGTCCACCAGTCTCGCCACGCGATAGAGAGGGTCACGCCGTTGAAGCTACTGTTCTGCTCGATATGGTCGAGCAACGTCTCGTAGTTGTCGAGGAAGGCACCGAGGTCGTTGCCGCTCGGTTCGATGTCGAGATGAACGCCGTCGGCCGAGTAGTCGTCCAAGTAAGCCGACAGTGCGGACAGATACCGGTCGCTGAACACGAGAGGTGCGTCCGTACGCTGGTCGACCTGCCCCGAGAGGAGACGCACGTCGTAGCCGTTGTCGTTCGCGCCGACCACGAACTCGTCGAGGTCGGAACTCGGGACCGACCGTTTCTGAATCTCGCCCCACGAGAAGTAGACGTACGACCCCGACATCGCGCTCATCACGTCGTAGAACGTGCTTCGCGCGGTGCTATCCTGAACGATGTCTTCGGCACGCCCCCACACGTACGTAGTGTCCGCTTTTGGCTGTAGTGTCCCGGCACTCGCCATGCCGCTTCCCAAAAGCGTCGTCCCGACAGTGCCCGTTACAATTCGCTTCAGGTACGCTCGCCGAGTCGAATCAAGCATGATACGTATTATTTAATGTTGAATAAAAAATATATTCCGGAATAAAGGCGCCGGATTTAATATCGCTACTTCGCTCCACGCGTATCGTTCACCGTAGAAGGGGGAGACAGTCGTCGAGGTCTACGGCTGACAGATCCACGACGGACACCGTCGACCGTACGTTCTAGAAGCGATAAACTAAAATCTGATATAGAAAATCCGTGCCAGAGGGGCAATGCCGTTTCCGCCGAACCGGACTCGAAATACGTTCCGAGTGGCGGTTTTACCAACCACGACCTATTAGTCAACTGACACGGGAATAAATAGATACGAACGTATTGAGCTAGAGTGCTATGTCTGAACAAGACACGACCCGTCGCTCCTTCTTGGCGGCGACCGGGGGAGCGGCGTCGGCAGTCGCGCTCGGGAGCGGATTGGCGGGGGCCAGTGCCGGGCAAGAGACGACGACCGAAGGGGGCGAGCAGGGGACGCAGACCGGTCAAGGGCAGGGCCAGCGGAGCGGCGGAACGCTCAACCTCATCAACTCGACGATGAGTACGCTGGACCCCATCAAGGCGACCGACACCGCTTCCGGTGAGGTCATCCAGCAGGTGTTCGACGCCCTGATGAACTACCCGGACGGGAACATCGAGGTCCA
Protein-coding sequences here:
- a CDS encoding serine/threonine-protein kinase RIO2, with protein sequence MVQNVAGMLTELEPEDFHLLSGIEQGMRFSEWVAREKIPEFSRLTAEEVDYRIDRCLDRELIERQTIQYEGYRLKFEGYDALALHTFAERESVEGFGSPLGVGKESDVYEVQSYKPLALKYHREGYTNFREVMKERDYTSDREHVSWFYTARKAAEREYEALETLYPDVKVPRPVDHNRHAIVMEKIDGVELSRTRLEDEQVVPILDLILSEMADAYAEGFVHADMSEYNVFVNTEGITIFDWPQATPTDHENADEFLERDVDNVVGYFRRKYPQLVPDSVHTQSLATALADGEFETVRDYASE